A segment of the Symmachiella macrocystis genome:
GTTCCATGTCGACAACGACCAGGAAGACGGGTCGAAGTTCATGGGCGTCCGCATCATGCATGTGGTGGAAGGGGCCGATTACGGATGGCGGTTGTTTCCCGAGGTCGAATGTTGTCGCAGCGACTTTCAACGTGGAGCGGTCAATGGCGAGTTGCCCGGCAAGTTACCTTCGATGATCAAAACCGGTCGCGGTGCGCCGGCCGGGCTGTTGCATTACACCGGCACAGCATTTCCCGAAGAGTTTCGCGGCGTCTTCATTTATCCTGATGTCTATCGCAAATCGGTGCGTGGGTATTTCGTCGAACCGCAGGGAGCCACGTTCCGCATCACAAAAGAATTCACGCTGATGCAGTCGGACGACGATTATTTCCGGCCCTGCCAAGCAGCGATGGGACCGGACGGCGCGATTTATGTGCTCGACTGGCGGACGGACTCCGGCGGTGCGGGCAAATTGTGGGGAGACGGCGTGCATGGGCGGTTGTATCGACTGAGTTGGGCCGGCACCGACGAGATGCCGGCCATTCCACTTCAGCCGGCCGACAGTTGGGCCAAGCTGGCAGCGGCCGATGATGCGCAGTTGGTCGAAATTCTAAAAACCGGCGATTTCGAACAACGCAGCCGCGCGACGGACGAACTTGTCAAACGCGGTGAGAAACACCGTGCGACGTTTTTGAAAATCCTTGCCGACGAAAAAGCACCGATTCATGCCAAACTGCACGCGTTGGGAGGCATGCAGCGATTTTGGGACGCAAGCGTACAAGCCGCGCTGGTGACGGCGCTGCAGCATAAAGATGCGAACATCCGCCGGTTGGCGGCCGACGGATTGGGTAATCACTTGCGATATGCGCCGGAGGGCCAAACGCCGCAACATGGGTATTTGCCGGCCGATACGACCGTCTCTCGTGGGTTGGAATTACAATTCCGTACCGAGACCGATTTGGCGGTCAAACGGCAAACGGCACTGGCACTGGCCAAAATTTACGGTGCCCGCGTTGCCCCGTTGATTGCCAATGCCTTGTATCACGAGGACGCAAACGATGTCTATTACCGCGACGGATTGATTCGTGCGTTGGAGCATACTGGTCGAGCGGGGATTTCTAAGTTCACAGGCTGGTTGCAGTCCGATGATCCAGCAGCGCGGGAAACAGCTGTCCGGGTCTTCGAAGCGCTACGGACACGCGAGGCCGCCCATGAGTTGGCCATCGCCATTGAACACTCCGATAAACTGACGAGTGAGCAACGCATCCGCCTGTTCGCATCCTACCGCAACTATCAACTCAATCCGCCCATCACAGGCGATGCTGTTGCCAACTGGCTGGAGCAACATCCGGCCGCCGGCGTTGACGAAACTCTGGCGGGCCTCAATGCGGTTTCGCTGGTCGGGGGTGTTGCGCCGGAGCGACTGCAGGCGATGATTCTCAAGCTAATCAACTCCGACGAAGCAGACGTACGGCTGACGGTGATGCAAAGCATTCGTGATCTGGGGCTGATCGCCGCCATCGATGCGCTGGCGGCCAATTTGAAGTCCGAACAAACATCGCTGGAAGAAAAACGGGAAATCCTGAAAACCTTCGGCGCGCTGCGCGCCAATGAAACGATCGGCCTGCTGGTGGAATGGACCGAAAAAGAAGGTCCGCTTCGCGCCGATGCGTTGGAGGCGCTCACCGAAGTCGATTTCCGCCGTGCTTTGGCGGTCTCCAGCGAAACCATCGCCACCACCAAAGATGTGGCCTATCAAGCGGCTGCGATCCGCGTGTTGGGGAGTACCCCGGAACGGGCAAAGTTTGCCGGGACGCTGTATGCGGACCGACGTCTGCCGGTCAGTTTGTTGCCAGTGGTCTCCGAAGCACTCCGCAAACATGCGGACAAGGACCCGCAAGTTGCCGCTGTCCTCAAACGCGTGCTTGCGGGCGGCTTGGCGTTGTCGTTGGACCCCCAAGAGGTCAAACGCGTCGAAGAGATGGTGGCCACCGTCGGCCGTCCGCAAAACGGTATGGGAGTATTTTTGGACAAAAATAAGGTCAGTTGCGTCGGTTGCCACTCGTTGGAAGGGGTCGGCGGAAACACCGGGCCTGATCTGACCAAGATCTGGGAAACGCACTCGATCCCCAAGATTATGGAATCGATGATCGACCCGTCCAAGGAAATCAAAGAGGGCTATCAAAAGTTCATCGTCGAAACAGCACAAGGCCGCGTGCATACCGGGTTAAAAGTGCTGGACAACGACCAAGAAGTCGTGATCCGTGATGCGCAGGGCAAGGAGACGCGCATCGCTAAAACCGACATCGAGTTTTTAGAGCCGGATGAAAAAAGCTTGATGCCGGACAACGTGATCGCTCTGCTGAACTATCAAGAATTCATCGACCTCGTCGCGTTTCTCAAAGATCGCGACGCGCAAGAAACATTGCGGACACGCAATTTTCATTGGTGGGTCGCCGGGTTGTATCCGGGCGAATTGGAAACGGCCTATCCGCCGGAGCAAAATCCCGATCCCCAGCAACCGGTGAACGATGCCGAAGGCAATCCACTTCCATGGCGGTCGACACTCGTCTCGGCCAGCGGCTTATTGGATTTGGGGGCTATCTTTGGCGCGCAAGCGGACGTCTCGGCCTATGCGTTGACCTATGTGCATTCCCCTCAGGATCAAGACGCGGTCCTCTCGGTCGGATCGAATGACCAATGTCGCGTTTGGCTCAACGGAAAATTGGTTCACAAGCAAACGGCCGGCCGCACGGCACGCCCGGACCAGGACAAAGTCAGCATTCGCCTCAAACAAGGTTGGAATCCGATCTTGGCGAAAATCGTCAACGAAGGGGGCGCGCATCAGTTCTATATGAAAATTCTCGGCCCCCGCGATATCCGCTTCAACCGCGAACCCAAATTTCCTGAACCGGCTGCGAAGTGAGTCTGCTTTTTCTCGCTTTCCATCAGGGGAATTGGACGGATTTTTGGGCCACCGAGAAAACACAGATTGAACACTGAGAAAAACTTTGTATCGTTAATGTCACGGAGTCATTTCTAAATGACTTGCTGTTCAACATTTCATTTCTCGTACAACTAGCTGGCATATTTGATGGTTCGTCACGTCAGCGCTCGATGTCTCGGTCGTGCCGTGTTCGGTCTGCCCTACCGCCCCTGACTGCAAGCAGTCAGTAGGGAGGTCTGCCGGGTCACGGTTTCAAATCCATTTTTGATCTGTGTTCAATCCGCGGTGATGTGAACCGTCTCAATAGTTGATGCGACATTCACCACGGTCTGGATATCCTGTTGCCTGTTTTCAGACGCCGAGTTCCGCCACATCTCTTTACATCGGGAGTTCTCCCATGTTGCTGATCGTTTCACGGTCGTGCAGTTGGCTGGCCGTTTTGTGGATTGTGTTGGCAAATTCTTCGTTCGTCTCGGCCTATGAACCAGCCGACCCGCCGGAATTCGCCCCCTGGCTGCAACCACAGGAGTGGGAACGCGATACCAAGGGGCCGATCATCGAACTTGGCGAACAAGACGCGTTTGACGACATGCATGTCTTCGCACCATGCGTCGCGCTGGAGGAGGGGCAGTACCGCATGTGGTATGCCGGATCGCAGGGCAAGGTCTCCAAACGGGTTTTCCGATTGGGGCTGGCCAGCTCCAAAGATGGCCGCACCTTTGAAAAACATCCTGGCAATCCTGTCTTTGAATTCGGCGACGGCGAATCCTCGATACTCACACCGACGCTCTTGCGCTATGCAGATGGTTCGGTACTCCGCGAAGACGGAAAATTGCGGATGTGGTTTAGCGCCAGTCATCTATTTGGAAAGAGCGTACACAATTTGCACGAAACCCAAAGTCACGACGGCATCCAGTGGTCGCCCCCCAGCGATCCACAACTGAGCGGCGTTTATGCCCCCACGATCCTGAAGATCGACGATACCTATCAGATGTGGTACACCGACGTCTCCGCGGAACCTTGGAAAATTCGGCATGCGCAAAGCAACGACGGCCAAGAGTGGAAAGAGACCAAAGAGGCGGTGCTGCGAATTGGGCAAAAATGGGAACAAGGGCGGTTGTTCTATCCGACCGTGATCAAGTCGGGCGATTTGTACTTGATGTGGTACGGTAGTTATTGGTCCGCCTTCGAGGGGAAGACCGCGATCGGTTTTGCGGTGAGCAGCGACGGCATCAACTGGGAGAAGAATCCGCACAACCCTGTCTTCCGTCCCGATCCTTCGCGCGAATGGGAATCGCACTACACGACCAGCCAATCGATACGGCAATTACCCGATGGGAGTTGGCGGATCTGGTATGCCAGTCGCCAAAAACCACCGTTTCGCCACAAATACTTTGCTATTGGCACAGCACGCTGGCAGGGGATCGCGCCGGCGCAATAGATTGCCGCCCGCTCTGACAGTTTCTGATTGCATGCGCGGAGCGGCGCCGTAGAATGGAGTCAGAGGGGGATTGATCGATCAAGCGGATCCATGCCCTGGCTTAGCATCTAGGCGAGATCCGGTTTATGAATTCCAAGTACGCAATTATCACTTGCCTCATCGCCGGATGTCTCCCCGCGCCGCTATTTGCCGACGTCATCGTATTGACGAATCGCACGAGCGAAGCAGTCTCGTTCCAGGTCAAACACCAAGCCGGACAGAAGTCGTCTTACACAATTCCGGTGAAGGAGTTGGTCTCGATTCCCGTAACAGCGGCGGTGGAAATCCAATTCGGTTCTGAGGACGCCTCTCAGATTTTGCAGGTGGAACCGAATAGCGTTTGTTTTTTTCACCAACGCGATCAGGAACTACTGGAACTGAATCGCATTGGGTTTGCCGCGGACGTGGCAAACAAGGCCGTTGTGGATGACACGGACTCGAAACGGCAGGATACGGCGCCGCCTAAAAATGATAGCGATCCTCCGAATACGAAGATCTGCACGATTCCGGTGAAACTATTTGTGGACGATGAAGAGCCGTTTGTGCGTAAGCTCTGGGAGGCGCGTCTCCGTGCGCGGCTGGAGCGGGCCTCTAAAATCTTCGAGCAACATTGCCGTGTGCGGTTCGAAGTCGTGGGCGTCGATACCTGGGATTCCAATAACGAGGTGCGACAGTTTACAAAAATGTTGGCCGAATTCGAGCGGGAATCTCGCGTTGAACCGGCGGCTTTGGCGATCGGCTTTAGCAGCCAGCGCCGCATCCTGCAGCAGCGAACTCGGTTAGGAGGGACCTTCGCGCCGCTGCGGCAGCATATCCTCATTCGGGAATGGTCAAAAAACATGGGCGAAGCAGAACGACTGGAAGTCCTGCTACACGAGTTGGGACACTATCTAGGAGCGACGCACAGTCCGGAAAAAGATTCGGCCATGCGGCCCCAATTGAATGACGGCAAGGCGAACTTGCGGTCATTTCGGCTAGGCTTTGATCCGGTCAATACGCTGGTCATGTGCTTGGTCGGCGACGAAATCCGCGAACACAACGTCCGCTATTTGCACGAACTGACACCGAAAACAAGGCAACAGCTACAATCGATTTACCGCGAAATCATTAAGATCACGCCCGACGAACCGGCTACCGTGCGTATGTTGCAATTGCTTGGTGCGGGGACACCGGGTAAACCGTCCGCACCGAAATCGAGTACGGTTCCGAAATAGTCACACGGACCGGACGGCATGCCGCCGTGTGAAGGGCGTCACAAAGTCAGTACCTGCGGATGATCACTATTGATTGTCCCTCTCAGCATTCACAGCGAATAGGAAACAGCAGTTATGAAGAACTTCCTGGGAGGAGTCTTGGTTTTGATGGGGATTTCATTGACGGCACAGGGGGCGGAGTTCGGCGAAGATGGCTATGCGGATTCCGACGGAGTCAAAATCCATTATGTCACCATGGGCAAAGGGCCGTTGGTTGTAATGATCCATGGGTTTCCCGACTACTGGTATACATGGCGGAAACAGATGCCGGTCTTGGCTCAAGACTTTCAAGTCGTGGCCATCGATCAACGAGGCTACAACAAGAGCGATCAGCCTGAGGGTGTCGAGAATTACACGGCCGACAAACTCGTCGGCGATGTCCGCGCGGTCATCGAACATTTAGGAAAAGAGAAGGCAATCGTGGTGGGGCACGACTGGGGCGGAATGGTGGCATGGATGTTTGCCATGACCCATCCTGAGATGCTAGATAAATTGGTGATCCTCAACTTGCCGCACCCCCAAGGACTGATGCGCGAATTGCGCGACAATCCCGACCAGCACAAGAGCAGCGCATACGCCCGGAACTTTCAAAAGCGGGGTGCCGCCGCTGCGCTGACCCCCGAAGCGCTGGCCGCATGGGTCAAGGATCCTGAAGACCGCAAGAAGTACGTCTCCGCATTTCAGCGTTCCTCGATTGAAGGTATGTTGAATTATTATAAGGCCAACTACCCCCGCGCACCGTACGACGACAGCGAACGGACCTACCCCAAGATTCAAAGCCCGGTGCTGATGTTTCATGGCCTGGATGATTGGGCGTTGTTGCCAGGGGCGCTGAATGACACCTGGCAATGGGTCGACAAGGACCTCACCTTGATCACGGTCCCAGGCGCGGGGCATTTCATCCAACAAGACAAGCCTGATCTAGTCACCAAGCGAATGCACGCATGGTTGACTGAGGAGTAGAGTTCTTGGAATCTTTGTATGATTTTCTCAAAAACTGGAAGTCATATTAGGGTTTTCCTTGACAAACGCCCCTAAAATGAACATCCTGCAAGATGTGCCTCTTCCCATCTTTTAGAAAACCAACCGACTGGTCGGTTGTTACTCTGCAGTTCTGTGCGTATTCACGCTATTCATTTTTCTCCCGTTTCCGTCATATTGCATGAAGGAGTTTGCCCATGGCAACGCGACGTAGATCTGGTTTTACACTGATTGAGTTGTTGGTCGTCATTGCGATTATTGCGATTCTGATCGCTTTATTGTTGCCCGCCGTACAGCAAGCGCGCGAAGCCGCTCGCCGAACGCAGTGTCGCAACAATCTGAAGCAGATCGGTCTGGCATTTCACAATTACCACGATGTCTATTTGACCTTCCCGCAGACCTACCTTTCGAATGCCGACCTAACCGCAGGGACCGTGACTCCTTTGCCCGGATCAATGACTTGGCCTGCCGCTTTGTTGCCTTACATCGATCAAGGCAACGTTTACAAAGCAGTCAAAGCTGCTGGCGGTGTCCTGGATGACGTAGATGCTGCCGCTGCTGGTAGTCTCGTGGCCCAATCCACGGCAATACCGGGCTTCATCTGCCCGTCAGCGCCGCATTCTGCCAACGTGCTCACCGGCGGTGGTCCCTCCAATCCGCCCATTCCGGCTGTTGGTATTCCCTCAACGAATACTCAAACGGGCGGCGTTTGCGACTACATTACGATCATTGACCTCGACGGCGACGTTGAGGCAAATCATCAGGCGCTCTACCCGGGGGCCAACACCGCAGGAGCAATCCGCGGCGCTTTGTACCTTGTTGACGTCGGAGCCGGACCGATGGTTGCTATCAACAACAATGACGGTAACCGGATTCGTGACATGGTCGACGGAACTTCCAATACGTACTTCGTTCACGAACACGCAAATCGCGAACAAGGTTATACCGACGGTAAGGCCGATACGTTTGCCAACTCGAGTGTCGGCAGTAACGGTGGGATTTGGGTCAGCGCCTTTACGGGATCTGCCTTTGCCACCGGGACCCCGTTTAATTCGTTTGGTCTCATCGATAATGGTGTGCAAAACAGTGGACCGTGTGTGATCAACTGCACCAACGCCGTCGATGCACAGTCGGACGTTGCTGGACCTTATTCGTTCCACACCGGGGCGACACTCACTTTGCTGGGTGATGGTTCAGTCCAATCCACCAGTGAGAGCATCGACACCACTGTGTGGGCTGCTCAGAATACCCGTGCCGGTGGCGAAATCGTGAATCAATAATGGTTCTCTGCATTGCTACTGAGAATAAGACCAACCGTGACTCTTTCACGGTTGGGCTTTTCTTTTCTATCGAGAGTTTGGCCCGCCGAATCAAAAGCGTGCGTTGTTTCTTGCCTTTTTATTTGACGGCCAGCGAATGAATTCACTGTGTCCGTCGACCACCTCGGGAGATCAAGAAATCGTGAACAAGATGGAATCGGTGCCGTTTGGACCGTTGAGACTATTTAGTACTGTTGCAGTTTTGTGCTTACTAACCACGGGTTGTTCCAGTGCACGAACGCCGGAAAACGAGAAAGAAGTCGTGCCAGTCACCGGCATCGTTCATGTGGACGGGGCACCACTGGCCGGCATCGAGATCAGTTTCCATGCTGAAGAAAAGGCAACCAGTCACCGAATCTTTCCCAAAGCCACTACGGATGCGGACGGTAAATTCCAAGCATGGAGCTATCGCAAAGACGACGGACTTACCGCCGGTAATTACACGCTGACGTTTATCGACCATAGCGGCCCCAACCAACCGTTCCAAAGAGCGAGTGACAAGCCGGATCTCTTCAAGAAGAAATATACCAATCCCAAGAAGTCGGAATTCACGTTAGTCGTTCCCGAGGGTGGCGAACCGATCGACATGGGCATCATTGCATTGACGCGTCCCTGAATTGATACGCTGAGCAGGACACGATTAGTCGAGTACAGACGAGATCTACAAGTGTTGTTTCGCGATCGACGGCTGGTGACTTAGCCGTGTAAAGTCCAGATATGTAAAGCAGCCAAAACTCCGGAGCGTAGTCGCCTCCGGAGTTTTTTTCGAAAAATCTCAATAGGCCCGCGCGGCAAGCAGGATGCGCAGCGACTGTAGTGAAATACAGCAAGGCTGTGGTTAGGGCATGATGAATTCATGCCCAGCAGGCCGAATAGTCATGACGGGGCAGTGCGCCTTTTGGACGACCCGCTCCGCTACGCTACCGACTAGCAAGTGCGAAATCGGCCCCCAACCGTGTGTTCCCATGATGATGAGATCGATATCGACTTCGTCGGCATAACGAATGATCTCGACAAACGGGCGACCTTCGCGCATTTCGCGGACAATCGTCCGTCCCGCAGCCCAGTCGTCGGTCGCGATTTTATGCAATTTACGTTTTGCCGCGGGCTGCATATCCAACATCAAATCGCCCGGCGGCAGAAAACTCATGCCATGCTCTAGCGACATTTGGTGCGAGACATGGATGATATGCAATTCGGCATCAAACAGTTCTGTAAACTCGCGCGCATATTGCAGTGCGTGTTCGCTGTTCTCGCTGAAATCCGTCGGCAGTAATATTTTCTTTAGGTTGATCATCCTGATTCCCCAGCCTTGGGCATCACGCAATTTCGGCACGCGTTCTCGCGGTTTGGATCACGCTGCCACAAAACAGCGTCAAACTTTCGGTTCCCATTGCGGATCATATTCTCGCGACCAGAGTTCCATGGCTTTGTCGTCGCCCACGATGTGTCCGTCGTTGTTGCGGCAGGTCATTGCCCGGCCGGTCCGCTGGGCGATATTGCCGAGATGACACAGCAAGGTGCTCTTGTGTCCCTCTTCAATTTCCGCATTGAGGGCCAACGGTGTGTCGTTACGAATCGCCGCGAGGAAATTGAGGATATGTTCATTGTCCCCTCGGTTGCCGCCGACCTCTTTGACCACCTTGTCTTTGTTGTCGTATTGGATATACCCGCCGCCACTCTTGATGGAGAGCGTACCGTTCTCGCCATAAAAAGTGGCGAAATCGTCGACGTTGTTGTGTCGATTGCAACTCAGTCCATCCCAGGTGATCAGTTGCTTGTTGTCGAATTCCAAAGCCACTGAGGAGGTGTCGGGGGTTTGTTGATCGTCATTGAACACATACCGACCACCGGTCGATGTCACGCGAATGGGGTAGTCGACTCCCAACCCCCATCGGCAAAGGTCCAGGGCATGCACGCCGTTGTTGCCCAATTCTCCATTGCCCCAATGCCAAAACCAATGCCATTTGTAAGGGACACGGTTTTCCGCATACGGAATCCGCGGTGCGGGGCCTTGCCAGAGGTCATAATTCAACTCAGCGGGGACTTCGGCGGGGATTGTTTTTCCGGTTTCTCCGCGAGCACTGGCGTACCAACTGCGGGCACAATAGACCCTGCCGATGGCCCCTTCGTGTAACTTTGCGATCCCTTCGATGATCCCATCAGAACTGCGGCGCTGTGTTCCCATTTGTACGGCGCGATTATGTTTCCGTGCCGCTTCGATCATCATCTCCCCTTCGCGAGGATTGTGACTACACGGTTTTTCGACATAGACGTGCTTGCCGGCGGCACAGGCCAAGATGGTTGCTGGGGCATGCCAGTGGTTCGGTGCGGCACAGACCAGAGCGT
Coding sequences within it:
- a CDS encoding glycoside hydrolase family 130 protein, with protein sequence MLLIVSRSCSWLAVLWIVLANSSFVSAYEPADPPEFAPWLQPQEWERDTKGPIIELGEQDAFDDMHVFAPCVALEEGQYRMWYAGSQGKVSKRVFRLGLASSKDGRTFEKHPGNPVFEFGDGESSILTPTLLRYADGSVLREDGKLRMWFSASHLFGKSVHNLHETQSHDGIQWSPPSDPQLSGVYAPTILKIDDTYQMWYTDVSAEPWKIRHAQSNDGQEWKETKEAVLRIGQKWEQGRLFYPTVIKSGDLYLMWYGSYWSAFEGKTAIGFAVSSDGINWEKNPHNPVFRPDPSREWESHYTTSQSIRQLPDGSWRIWYASRQKPPFRHKYFAIGTARWQGIAPAQ
- a CDS encoding DUF1559 domain-containing protein, yielding MATRRRSGFTLIELLVVIAIIAILIALLLPAVQQAREAARRTQCRNNLKQIGLAFHNYHDVYLTFPQTYLSNADLTAGTVTPLPGSMTWPAALLPYIDQGNVYKAVKAAGGVLDDVDAAAAGSLVAQSTAIPGFICPSAPHSANVLTGGGPSNPPIPAVGIPSTNTQTGGVCDYITIIDLDGDVEANHQALYPGANTAGAIRGALYLVDVGAGPMVAINNNDGNRIRDMVDGTSNTYFVHEHANREQGYTDGKADTFANSSVGSNGGIWVSAFTGSAFATGTPFNSFGLIDNGVQNSGPCVINCTNAVDAQSDVAGPYSFHTGATLTLLGDGSVQSTSESIDTTVWAAQNTRAGGEIVNQ
- a CDS encoding universal stress protein: MINLKKILLPTDFSENSEHALQYAREFTELFDAELHIIHVSHQMSLEHGMSFLPPGDLMLDMQPAAKRKLHKIATDDWAAGRTIVREMREGRPFVEIIRYADEVDIDLIIMGTHGWGPISHLLVGSVAERVVQKAHCPVMTIRPAGHEFIMP
- a CDS encoding carboxypeptidase-like regulatory domain-containing protein; the protein is MPVTGIVHVDGAPLAGIEISFHAEEKATSHRIFPKATTDADGKFQAWSYRKDDGLTAGNYTLTFIDHSGPNQPFQRASDKPDLFKKKYTNPKKSEFTLVVPEGGEPIDMGIIALTRP
- a CDS encoding M12 family metallo-peptidase is translated as MNSKYAIITCLIAGCLPAPLFADVIVLTNRTSEAVSFQVKHQAGQKSSYTIPVKELVSIPVTAAVEIQFGSEDASQILQVEPNSVCFFHQRDQELLELNRIGFAADVANKAVVDDTDSKRQDTAPPKNDSDPPNTKICTIPVKLFVDDEEPFVRKLWEARLRARLERASKIFEQHCRVRFEVVGVDTWDSNNEVRQFTKMLAEFERESRVEPAALAIGFSSQRRILQQRTRLGGTFAPLRQHILIREWSKNMGEAERLEVLLHELGHYLGATHSPEKDSAMRPQLNDGKANLRSFRLGFDPVNTLVMCLVGDEIREHNVRYLHELTPKTRQQLQSIYREIIKITPDEPATVRMLQLLGAGTPGKPSAPKSSTVPK
- a CDS encoding Gfo/Idh/MocA family protein, yielding MADALNRRSFLNQSALTGAAIGVAASTGTSFAANAASAKVVVGVMGMSRGRSLAQSFTKQSGCEVKYVCDVDKTRAEAAVGAVEKAGGPTPQAIGDFRQILDDNEVDALVCAAPNHWHAPATILACAAGKHVYVEKPCSHNPREGEMMIEAARKHNRAVQMGTQRRSSDGIIEGIAKLHEGAIGRVYCARSWYASARGETGKTIPAEVPAELNYDLWQGPAPRIPYAENRVPYKWHWFWHWGNGELGNNGVHALDLCRWGLGVDYPIRVTSTGGRYVFNDDQQTPDTSSVALEFDNKQLITWDGLSCNRHNNVDDFATFYGENGTLSIKSGGGYIQYDNKDKVVKEVGGNRGDNEHILNFLAAIRNDTPLALNAEIEEGHKSTLLCHLGNIAQRTGRAMTCRNNDGHIVGDDKAMELWSREYDPQWEPKV
- a CDS encoding alpha/beta fold hydrolase, encoding MKNFLGGVLVLMGISLTAQGAEFGEDGYADSDGVKIHYVTMGKGPLVVMIHGFPDYWYTWRKQMPVLAQDFQVVAIDQRGYNKSDQPEGVENYTADKLVGDVRAVIEHLGKEKAIVVGHDWGGMVAWMFAMTHPEMLDKLVILNLPHPQGLMRELRDNPDQHKSSAYARNFQKRGAAAALTPEALAAWVKDPEDRKKYVSAFQRSSIEGMLNYYKANYPRAPYDDSERTYPKIQSPVLMFHGLDDWALLPGALNDTWQWVDKDLTLITVPGAGHFIQQDKPDLVTKRMHAWLTEE
- a CDS encoding PVC-type heme-binding CxxCH protein; translation: MIIRYATCLFFVIATQILTCVAATAQEAEFDYNNVQAPPKPAPGWVKMIDQGTLNPELAGYQTPAGIKVEIVATEPEIVNPVGMRFGPDGTLYILEWVKGKSAEQTYYDVTLKDGTQLSILRMTKDVPDVLKTLQDTTGDGKYDAAQVVLDDLELSSSVAFHDGWTYLPSVGHVIRRKQSKAEGPFDLQEEVLRGFCGFHHHQISGVTFGHDGGMYVTSGDNDNRGEGVDGTRVDVMRCGVVVRSTPDGRQLTEFARGFRNPYRDVVFDENFNMFHVDNDQEDGSKFMGVRIMHVVEGADYGWRLFPEVECCRSDFQRGAVNGELPGKLPSMIKTGRGAPAGLLHYTGTAFPEEFRGVFIYPDVYRKSVRGYFVEPQGATFRITKEFTLMQSDDDYFRPCQAAMGPDGAIYVLDWRTDSGGAGKLWGDGVHGRLYRLSWAGTDEMPAIPLQPADSWAKLAAADDAQLVEILKTGDFEQRSRATDELVKRGEKHRATFLKILADEKAPIHAKLHALGGMQRFWDASVQAALVTALQHKDANIRRLAADGLGNHLRYAPEGQTPQHGYLPADTTVSRGLELQFRTETDLAVKRQTALALAKIYGARVAPLIANALYHEDANDVYYRDGLIRALEHTGRAGISKFTGWLQSDDPAARETAVRVFEALRTREAAHELAIAIEHSDKLTSEQRIRLFASYRNYQLNPPITGDAVANWLEQHPAAGVDETLAGLNAVSLVGGVAPERLQAMILKLINSDEADVRLTVMQSIRDLGLIAAIDALAANLKSEQTSLEEKREILKTFGALRANETIGLLVEWTEKEGPLRADALEALTEVDFRRALAVSSETIATTKDVAYQAAAIRVLGSTPERAKFAGTLYADRRLPVSLLPVVSEALRKHADKDPQVAAVLKRVLAGGLALSLDPQEVKRVEEMVATVGRPQNGMGVFLDKNKVSCVGCHSLEGVGGNTGPDLTKIWETHSIPKIMESMIDPSKEIKEGYQKFIVETAQGRVHTGLKVLDNDQEVVIRDAQGKETRIAKTDIEFLEPDEKSLMPDNVIALLNYQEFIDLVAFLKDRDAQETLRTRNFHWWVAGLYPGELETAYPPEQNPDPQQPVNDAEGNPLPWRSTLVSASGLLDLGAIFGAQADVSAYALTYVHSPQDQDAVLSVGSNDQCRVWLNGKLVHKQTAGRTARPDQDKVSIRLKQGWNPILAKIVNEGGAHQFYMKILGPRDIRFNREPKFPEPAAK